The DNA sequence TGCCTTCGATGAGGTCGTCGAGGCGTACCTGCCCCGACATGGGAATGGGGTTCGTCATGCGTCAACCATAAGTTGACGCATGGGGTTCGTCAACCCAAAGTTGACGCTACTCGTCCAGTGGTTCCGCGTTCTTACCGGGGAGCAGGTGGTCGTCAGGCCGTGACCTCAGCGGTGGCCGGCCGCGCCGGGACCGTGTTCCGCCAGGAACGCCGCGAGGGTGTCGGTCATGGCGTCGAGTTGCCACCGGTGGTCGGCGGCCGCGACGGTGCCGGTGCGGGCGTGGGGGAGTGCGGCCGCCAGCGCGTCGGCGGCCGGCGGGAAGATCGGCAGGGTCTGTTCGCCGACGATGGCCAGCACCGGTACGTCGACCGCCGACCACTGCTCGGCCCACGGCGCCTCCTGCGCCTTAGTCAGCGCCGCCGCGTCGGCGACCAGCGACGGGGCGATGCCGACCATTATCGGCCAGGCCGGGCTGGCCTTCGAGCCGGCGAGCCACTCCGGCGGCATGTCCCGCATGAAGAACTCGACGGCGCCCTCGTGGTCGCCGGCCGCGATCCGGTCCCGCAGCCCGCGGTGGGTCTCGCCGCCGTCGCCCTGCCCCTCCGGCGCCAGCGGCGCCTCCCACAGCGCGAGCCGGGTCGCGCCGACCCCGGCCTGCGCGGCCCACAGGGCGATGACCGCCCCCGACGAACCGCCGTAGAGGGCGGCGCGGCCACCGACCCGGTCGACCAGCGCCGCGACGTCCTCGACCTCCGAATCGAGCGCGCCGACCGGGCCGGCGTCGCTCTCCCCGCGTCCGCGCCGGTCGTAGTTGACGACGGTGAACCCGCGTGCCGCGAGTCGGTGGGCGAGCTTTCCGGTGTCCGGGTCGAAGGCCCGGAACTGCATCGCCCCGCCGATCAGGACGACCGGCGGCCCGTCGCCCTCGATGTCGAACGCGATGCGGGTGCCGTCCGCCGACCTGACGAGTTCGGTCATGTCTGACACGGTCGCACGGCGGTACGACAGCCCCGGACGTCCCACGCGGTGGCCGCCCGGTAAGGCCACCTGAAGGAAACCGTAAGTGGGAGCCGGCAGTGTTCCGGGTGTCAACGCAGCACAGCCAGGAGGAACCAATGCGCAAGATCATCGCCTCGACGTACATCACCCTCGACGGCGTCATCGAGAACCCGGCGTGGACCATGCCGTACTTCGACGACGACGCCGGCGCCTTCGCCGACTCGCTGCAGAAGGGCGCCGACGCCCTGCTGATGGGCCGCGCCACCTACGAGGGCTTCGCCGAGGCGTGGCCGAAGATGGCGGAGGCCGACGGCGCCGGCTACATGAACGGCGTCCGCAAGTACGTCGCCTCGACCACCCTGACCGACCCCGGGTGGAGCAACACCACCGTCCTGCGGGGCGACCTGGTCGAGGAGGTCACGAAGCTCAAGGCCCAGGACGGCCGGAACATCCTGATGTACGGCTACGGCCCGGTCGCCCACACCCTGCTCGGGGCGGGCCTGCTCGACGAGGTCGTGTTCTGGATCCACCCGGTCCTCGAGGGCGGCCCCACCGTGACCGGCCCGCTCGCCGACGCGAAGGCGACCCTGGCACTCGCCGACACCCGGGTCACGAAGAGCGGCGTCATCATCGCGACGTACCGGCCGGCCGGACAGTAGCCGACGGCGGCCGGACCAGGGCCCGGGCCTCGTCCGGGCCCAGGTCGCGTCCCCGCGCGACCAGGGCGTCGAACCCGGCCCGGCCGAGCGCGGCGACGAGCCGGACGGTGATCCGGTCGAGTTCGACGCGCTCGGCCGGCGCGGCGCCGAAGTCGGCCGCCGCCCGGGCCGCCCGGCCGCGCCGAGCAGCCGGGCCGCGAGGTCCAGGTCGGGTACGGCCGACGACATCCCCTCCAGAGCGCCGATCGCGTCCCGCTGGGCGCCCATCGTCCGCGCGAGGTCGAACGCCTCGGTGTGCAGGGCCAGCCCGGCCGCCGGGTCGCCGCCCTGCTCGGCCGCGTAGCCCAGCTCGACGAGGACCATCGGCAGGAACAGGGCCGGCTGCTGCTCGCGGCGGCCGACTTCGACCAGGTGCTCCAGGTGGGCGGTGGCGACGTCGAGCTTGCCGTCGCGGCGGGCCGCGAACGCCAGGCTCAACTCCGCGAAGACCACCGCCGCCGGCACGTCCTGCTCGACCGCCAGCCGGTACGCCTCGTCGCCCAGCTCCCGGGCCCGCACGTAGTCGCGGGACTGCACCGCGATCCAGGCCAGCCAGGACAGCTTGCTGCCGACCTCGGGCCACAACGCCAGCTCCCGCGCCCACCGCAGGCCCTCGTGGTGCAACGCGGCGGCGCGGTCGTACTCGCCCTTCAGGTCGGCGAGGCCGCCGACCCAGTCGGTCGCCTGGAGCCGGCCCCACCGGTCGCCGAGTTCGGCGAACAGTTCGGCGCAGCGGGTGCCGTCGCGGTCCAGGGCGGCCAGGTCGCCGGCCGCGTGCGCCAGCTTGGCCCGGGAGGCGAGCACGGCGGCCCCGGTCCACCGGTCCCCGGCGTCGGCCGCCACGGACAGCAGCTCCGCGGCCAGGTCCAGGTCGCTGCGGTCGAGCAGCGCGTATGCGACGAACCAGGTGACCCGCGGGTCGGCGGCCCGGGCCAGGGCGGGGTGGATCTCGGCGGCGGCCACCTGGTCACCCTGCAGCAGCGCGAAGCCGATCCGCCAGGCGGCGGCCCGCGCGTCGTCGCCGTCCGCCGCCAGCGCCCGACCGGCCTCGGTGAACCGGCCGCGCAGGAACCAGTACCAGGTCAGCGCGACGGCGAGGCGGCTTCCGTCGCCGTGGGCGAGCGCCGAGCGCAGGTTCGCCGCCTCGGCGTCGAGCCGGAGCAGCCATTCCCGCTGCCCTGGCCCGCGCAGCAGCGGGTCGGCGCGTTCGGCGAGGTCGGTGTAGTACGACGCGTGCCGGGTCCGTACGGCGGCGACGTCGGCGAGCCGGTCAAGCGCGAACGCCGCGACCGACTCCAGCAGCCGGTAACGTGGCCCACCGTCCGTCTCGTCGAGGACCACCAGCGAGCGGTCGACCAGCCGGGCCAGCACGTCGACGTCGGCGTCGCAGACGGCCCGCGCCGCGTCCGGGGTGCAGCCGTCGGCGAAGACGGCGAGTCGCGCGAGCACCGACCGGTCCTCGTCGTCGAGGAGGTCCCAGCTCCAGCCGATCACCGCGGTCAGCGTGCGCTGCCGTACCGGCAGGTCGCGGGCGGAGGTGGCCAGCAGCCGGAACCGGTCGTCGAGCCGGTCGACGACCCCGGCCAGGCCGAGCGACCGTACCCGGGTCGCCGCCAGCTCCAGGGCCAGTGGCAGGCCGTCGAGGCGGCGGCAGAGTTGGGCGACGGCCGGCGCGGTCCGCTCGTCGATGCGGAAGCCGTGCTGCCTCGCCGCCGCCCGCGCGGCGAACAGCCGCGCCGCGGCCGACCGCCGGACCGCGTCGACGTCCGGCCGCTCCCCGGGCACGGCCAACGGCGGTACGTCCCACAGCCGCTCCCCGGTGAGCCCGAGCGGCTCCCGGCTGGTGGCGAGCACGGTGACGCCGGGCGCGTCGCGCAGGAGCCGGGCGACCAGGTCGGCGGCCGGCTCGACGACGTGCTCGCAGTTGTCGAGCACGAGCAGCAGCCGCCGGTGCCGGACGGCCGCCAGCAGCCGTTCCGGGGCGGTGGCGGCGGCCCCGGCGACCTCGCGGACGTCGAGCGCGGCGAGCACCCGGTCGGCGACGCCCGGATCACCGGCCGGCAGCGCCGCCAGTTCGACCAGGTGCACCCCGTCCGGGAACGCCGGACCGGCGCCGTCTGGCCGGTCGGCGGCGTCGCGGGCGGCCTCGGTGGCCAGCCGGGTCTTCCCGACGCCGCCCGGCCCGACCAGGGTGACCAGCCGCCCTCCGGCGAGCAGGCC is a window from the Polymorphospora rubra genome containing:
- a CDS encoding alpha/beta fold hydrolase; translated protein: MTELVRSADGTRIAFDIEGDGPPVVLIGGAMQFRAFDPDTGKLAHRLAARGFTVVNYDRRGRGESDAGPVGALDSEVEDVAALVDRVGGRAALYGGSSGAVIALWAAQAGVGATRLALWEAPLAPEGQGDGGETHRGLRDRIAAGDHEGAVEFFMRDMPPEWLAGSKASPAWPIMVGIAPSLVADAAALTKAQEAPWAEQWSAVDVPVLAIVGEQTLPIFPPAADALAAALPHARTGTVAAADHRWQLDAMTDTLAAFLAEHGPGAAGHR
- a CDS encoding dihydrofolate reductase family protein, with translation MRKIIASTYITLDGVIENPAWTMPYFDDDAGAFADSLQKGADALLMGRATYEGFAEAWPKMAEADGAGYMNGVRKYVASTTLTDPGWSNTTVLRGDLVEEVTKLKAQDGRNILMYGYGPVAHTLLGAGLLDEVVFWIHPVLEGGPTVTGPLADAKATLALADTRVTKSGVIIATYRPAGQ